From a single Planctellipticum variicoloris genomic region:
- a CDS encoding RICIN domain-containing protein has protein sequence MKSLRYLPILTACLLLAGVDDNRCPADDASEAAHQEAIARFEESDAALVESMLEALAKAEQIARRSGNAALVSRLSSEREQFKQQRVVPASVDAGSRSSYLARLDRQCTQLLLPCQKQITVLSKGGDFERAEQEELKLGQRLIGVRGYGIAIPPPNKLGNLQFLLRNRQTGGVLDVTDAGDVVVAPEVRGRRPQLWRLLIVDDHAAIANLDRKKVLNIPTSSWNPGLPLIVYSEDGNGANERWLISEEGKSVVITSRLNKLVLDVDTDSGRLIQNTPDERKSQRWMIEARR, from the coding sequence GTGAAATCGCTCCGCTACCTGCCGATTCTGACCGCGTGCCTGCTGCTGGCCGGCGTCGATGACAATCGATGTCCGGCCGACGACGCGTCGGAAGCCGCCCACCAGGAGGCGATCGCACGATTCGAAGAGAGCGACGCCGCCCTGGTTGAATCGATGCTGGAAGCACTGGCCAAGGCGGAGCAGATTGCGCGTCGATCCGGCAATGCTGCGCTGGTATCCCGGCTGAGTTCGGAGCGCGAGCAGTTCAAGCAGCAGCGGGTGGTTCCCGCGTCGGTCGACGCAGGATCGCGGTCGTCGTACCTCGCCCGACTGGACCGGCAATGCACTCAATTGCTGCTGCCCTGCCAGAAGCAGATCACCGTCCTCTCCAAGGGGGGAGATTTCGAACGGGCCGAGCAGGAGGAACTGAAGCTCGGCCAGCGGCTGATCGGGGTCCGTGGCTACGGGATCGCGATCCCGCCGCCGAACAAGCTCGGCAATCTCCAGTTTTTACTACGAAATCGACAAACGGGAGGGGTGCTGGATGTGACGGACGCCGGGGATGTTGTCGTGGCGCCCGAAGTCCGCGGCCGGCGACCGCAGTTGTGGCGTCTGCTGATCGTTGACGATCATGCGGCGATCGCCAACCTGGATCGCAAGAAGGTGTTGAACATCCCCACATCCTCATGGAACCCCGGCCTGCCGTTGATCGTGTACAGCGAAGATGGCAACGGGGCGAACGAGCGGTGGCTGATTTCCGAAGAAGGGAAGTCGGTTGTGATCACGTCCCGGCTGAACAAGCTGGTGCTGGACGTCGACACGGACAGCGGGCGGCTGATTCAGAACACCCCTGACGAACGCAAGTCGCAACGATGGATGATTGAGGCTCGTCGGTAA
- a CDS encoding alpha/beta hydrolase produces MNPQEITTERLNGSRRIWLQPSADAACCWIFLDAELYLDRVGAVQIVEQLLKDGGLPPVTFAYISSLDAAARHRDYTCSDDYATFLIREVIPWIEQSQGRFERYYLGGLSLSGLAAAYALCRHPGVFSGGLCQSPSAWWNDEWLTAAIASQPARPGRLWVSVGNQELQQGVSHPPTGLFQQTSQLDSVRRLVRQLETSFSQVRSHEYDGGHDPACWAAELPDALTWVLAGHE; encoded by the coding sequence ATGAATCCCCAGGAAATCACCACGGAGCGGCTGAACGGGTCGCGTCGGATCTGGCTGCAGCCGTCCGCCGACGCAGCATGCTGCTGGATCTTCCTGGACGCAGAATTGTACCTCGATCGCGTGGGCGCAGTTCAGATTGTCGAACAACTCCTGAAGGACGGTGGCCTGCCGCCGGTCACGTTCGCGTATATTTCATCTCTCGACGCCGCCGCACGGCATCGCGACTACACGTGCAGCGACGACTATGCGACGTTTCTGATCCGGGAAGTCATTCCGTGGATTGAACAATCGCAGGGACGATTTGAGAGATACTATCTCGGAGGGCTCAGCCTGAGCGGCCTGGCGGCTGCGTATGCGCTCTGCCGCCATCCCGGCGTATTTTCAGGCGGATTGTGCCAGTCGCCGTCCGCCTGGTGGAACGACGAATGGCTGACTGCGGCGATCGCGTCGCAACCTGCCAGACCCGGACGACTGTGGGTCAGCGTCGGAAACCAGGAGCTGCAGCAGGGAGTCAGCCACCCTCCGACAGGCCTGTTCCAGCAGACCAGTCAACTCGACTCGGTCCGCCGGCTGGTTCGACAACTGGAGACGTCGTTCTCTCAAGTGCGCAGCCACGAGTACGACGGCGGACACGATCCCGCCTGCTGGGCCGCAGAACTTCCCGATGCGTTGACATGGGTGCTGGCCGGCCACGAGTGA
- a CDS encoding alpha/beta fold hydrolase, whose translation MSAPCPLLLFSGLAADQSVFAHQLTDIPGLVVPSWQKPHADEDLAAYCCRWADELRPLQPRFLGGASFGGIVALEVAQRLQPDAVFLIGSVRSPAEIPRRIRHLRVFRSLLPAVPLRALQWSARATARLPHHRALRHLLGIARLFGAADPDVVRWSARQILEWRQTPVLKGPVYAIHGDADPIFPLRGCHPDAIVRGGGHVISLTHPEQVTAFLLAGMAGKLPKG comes from the coding sequence GTGTCAGCCCCCTGCCCGCTGCTGCTCTTCTCCGGCCTGGCGGCTGATCAGTCCGTCTTTGCCCATCAGCTCACAGACATTCCGGGGTTGGTCGTACCGTCCTGGCAGAAACCGCATGCCGATGAAGATCTGGCCGCATACTGCTGCCGCTGGGCCGACGAACTGCGACCGCTGCAGCCTCGATTTCTGGGCGGAGCATCGTTCGGCGGGATCGTGGCGCTGGAAGTGGCGCAGCGTCTGCAACCCGACGCCGTCTTTCTGATCGGCAGCGTCCGCAGTCCGGCCGAAATTCCGCGCCGTATTCGTCACTTGAGAGTCTTCCGCTCGCTGCTGCCTGCGGTTCCGCTGCGAGCGCTCCAATGGTCCGCCCGAGCGACGGCCCGCCTGCCGCACCACCGGGCGCTCCGGCATCTGCTGGGCATCGCCCGCCTGTTTGGCGCTGCAGATCCGGACGTCGTGCGGTGGTCCGCCCGTCAGATTCTTGAGTGGCGGCAGACTCCGGTTCTCAAAGGTCCGGTCTACGCGATTCACGGCGACGCAGATCCCATTTTCCCGCTTCGCGGCTGCCATCCGGACGCGATCGTCCGCGGCGGAGGCCACGTGATCTCGCTGACGCATCCCGAGCAGGTAACGGCGTTTCTGCTCGCGGGAATGGCGGGGAAATTGCCGAAAGGTTAA
- a CDS encoding DUF1559 domain-containing protein has protein sequence MITNMRRAFTLIELLVVIAIIAILIALLLPAVQQAREAARRTQCRNNLKQIGLALHNYESSMGRLPAGCSHGGFPRGGAGTHSFGPSFFGMLLPYLDQAPAFNQLTWNGKSPGYVGESPATSAGALNFPVAKQANPPTICPSFSFTGSQPNRENYNIYAGIAGAADPVTFVESRVYSHTQGGGTGKVSGGGMLGVNSFVRFSEVTDGLSNTMMIGEQGGKLIRLDGTYSWMIPSQGAATAGATNITGWLIGTREAGRVPFPDPTCGTSGNNGGCDNDHRYFNITTIRYRIRQEPFADTIYGGMSSSMGDNNPLVSSHVGGVHALLGDGAVRFLSENMDLESLKKLATRDDGQTLGDF, from the coding sequence ATGATCACGAACATGCGGCGCGCTTTCACGTTGATCGAATTGCTAGTCGTGATTGCGATTATTGCGATTCTGATCGCTCTGCTTCTGCCGGCGGTTCAGCAGGCCCGCGAAGCCGCGCGGCGGACGCAGTGTCGCAATAACCTGAAGCAGATCGGTCTCGCGCTGCACAACTACGAGTCGTCCATGGGACGGTTGCCCGCAGGCTGCTCGCACGGCGGGTTTCCGCGAGGCGGAGCTGGAACCCACAGTTTCGGTCCCAGCTTTTTTGGCATGCTGCTGCCGTACCTGGATCAGGCGCCGGCGTTCAATCAGCTCACCTGGAACGGCAAATCGCCAGGATATGTGGGTGAATCCCCTGCGACCAGCGCCGGGGCTCTCAACTTTCCGGTGGCGAAGCAGGCGAATCCACCAACCATCTGCCCGTCGTTTTCATTCACCGGCAGTCAGCCGAATCGCGAGAATTACAACATCTACGCCGGAATCGCCGGCGCCGCGGACCCCGTGACCTTCGTGGAGAGCCGCGTCTATTCCCATACTCAGGGGGGCGGTACCGGAAAAGTGAGCGGGGGGGGGATGCTGGGCGTCAACTCGTTCGTCCGGTTCAGCGAGGTCACCGACGGCCTCAGCAATACGATGATGATCGGCGAGCAGGGGGGCAAGCTGATCCGCCTTGATGGCACCTACTCCTGGATGATTCCCTCGCAGGGGGCGGCGACCGCCGGGGCAACGAATATCACAGGCTGGCTCATTGGAACTCGCGAAGCCGGTCGGGTTCCCTTTCCCGATCCGACCTGCGGGACGAGCGGCAACAACGGCGGGTGCGACAACGACCACCGCTATTTCAATATCACCACGATTCGCTATCGCATCCGTCAGGAACCCTTCGCCGATACGATCTACGGTGGAATGTCGAGCTCCATGGGAGACAACAACCCGCTGGTCTCGTCCCACGTGGGCGGCGTCCATGCCCTGCTCGGAGACGGCGCGGTCCGGTTTCTCAGCGAAAACATGGATCTGGAATCGCTGAAGAAGCTGGCGACGCGCGACGACGGCCAGACGTTAGGCGATTTCTAA
- a CDS encoding NAD(P)/FAD-dependent oxidoreductase produces the protein MSLHRIVIVGGGFAGLNAARALRGADVDVTLVDRRNFHLFQPLLYQVATGGLSPGNIAAPLRAILKRQRNCRVLLGDVVDFDLAGRKVMLADGHLGYDSLIVAAGARTSYFGQDQWASRAPGLKSIEDALDIRRRVLTAFEQAERETDAARQRALLTFVIVGGGPTGVELAGTLAEIAAHTLRREFRRIHPRDARIVLVDLALRVLGAFPEDLSHEAESKLREKGVEVRLGVKVQGVDDGGITLQVGATTELIAAETVLWAAGVQGSPLGTTLARAAGCEPDRAGRVIVQPDLTLPQHPDVFVIGDLAHCLDAREGATQGKPLPGVAPVAIQQGTYVARLIVGRLKGRPSPPPFRYFDYGNMATIGRSAAVAQLGRWKFRGLVAWLLWLFVHLMQIVRFENRVLVLWQWAWNYFTFSRSARLITEVGREKSAVQRNVTER, from the coding sequence ATGTCGCTTCATCGCATCGTTATTGTCGGCGGGGGATTCGCCGGCTTGAACGCCGCCCGGGCTCTGCGGGGGGCCGACGTCGACGTGACGCTCGTCGACCGTCGCAACTTTCATCTGTTCCAGCCGCTGCTGTACCAGGTGGCGACCGGGGGGCTGTCGCCGGGGAACATCGCCGCTCCGCTGCGGGCCATACTGAAACGGCAGCGCAATTGCCGGGTGCTGCTGGGGGATGTGGTCGATTTCGACCTTGCCGGTCGCAAGGTGATGCTGGCGGATGGCCACCTGGGATACGACTCGCTGATCGTCGCCGCGGGGGCCCGGACCAGTTATTTCGGGCAGGACCAGTGGGCGTCGCGGGCGCCGGGGCTGAAGTCGATCGAAGACGCTCTCGACATCCGCCGGCGGGTGCTGACCGCTTTCGAGCAGGCCGAGCGAGAAACCGATGCTGCCCGTCAGCGGGCGCTGCTGACGTTCGTGATCGTCGGAGGGGGGCCGACGGGAGTGGAGCTCGCCGGCACGCTGGCGGAGATTGCGGCTCATACGTTGCGACGCGAGTTCCGCCGGATTCATCCGCGCGACGCCCGGATCGTGCTGGTCGACCTGGCCCTGCGCGTCCTGGGGGCGTTTCCTGAGGATTTGTCGCACGAGGCGGAAAGCAAATTGCGGGAGAAAGGGGTTGAAGTCCGGCTGGGGGTGAAGGTTCAAGGCGTCGACGACGGCGGGATCACGCTGCAGGTCGGCGCGACGACCGAGCTGATTGCTGCCGAGACGGTGCTGTGGGCGGCCGGCGTTCAGGGATCGCCGCTGGGTACGACGCTCGCCAGAGCGGCTGGTTGCGAGCCGGACCGCGCGGGGCGGGTGATCGTTCAGCCGGACCTGACGTTGCCGCAGCATCCGGACGTGTTTGTGATTGGAGATCTGGCCCACTGCCTGGATGCTCGCGAAGGCGCAACGCAGGGCAAGCCGCTTCCCGGCGTGGCGCCGGTGGCGATTCAACAGGGGACTTATGTCGCCCGGCTGATCGTCGGACGCCTCAAGGGAAGACCGTCGCCTCCGCCGTTCCGCTATTTCGATTACGGCAACATGGCGACGATCGGCCGTTCGGCGGCGGTGGCTCAGCTTGGGCGGTGGAAGTTTCGCGGGCTGGTGGCCTGGCTGCTGTGGCTGTTCGTGCATCTGATGCAGATTGTCCGCTTCGAGAACCGCGTGCTGGTCCTGTGGCAGTGGGCGTGGAACTACTTCACGTTCAGCCGGTCGGCGCGGCTGATTACGGAGGTGGGGCGTGAGAAGTCTGCGGTGCAGCGCAACGTCACGGAGCGGTGA
- a CDS encoding homing endonuclease associated repeat-containing protein encodes MLTRDDLLRAVQVVAGKVGGDLTVRDFQEATGISPSKIDRLWGSWTKLRLAAGLSARGKAKAIYSDEELFEELSRVGEVCGRFPTCMAFNRHSARSWPTLESRFGTRVEVWQAYWGWLQGRPVEARPGYLRGLPAEVKPADVPGLLRAGSGREGMVDFESEFWAGILEPGRTGREREGRGSGADGAGRRGPYAEFEEAGFRFGDEDPAEVLADWEETGRRLRELGGSGLSSRPSPTPGAPAAEPASAVAGEGDPRAESGAESASGASVATDDSVPAAASPAPPKPKPAPITPKDWSRFKRGLY; translated from the coding sequence ATGTTGACGCGAGACGATTTGCTGCGGGCGGTGCAGGTTGTGGCGGGGAAGGTCGGGGGGGATCTGACCGTGCGGGACTTTCAGGAGGCGACGGGGATTTCTCCGTCGAAGATCGATCGGTTGTGGGGGAGCTGGACGAAGCTGCGGCTGGCGGCGGGGCTGTCGGCGCGGGGGAAGGCGAAGGCGATTTACTCGGACGAGGAGCTGTTTGAGGAGTTGAGCCGGGTGGGGGAGGTGTGCGGTCGGTTTCCGACGTGTATGGCGTTCAACCGTCATTCGGCGCGGTCGTGGCCGACGCTGGAGAGCCGGTTCGGGACGCGGGTGGAGGTCTGGCAGGCGTACTGGGGGTGGTTGCAGGGGCGGCCGGTGGAGGCGCGGCCGGGGTATCTGCGGGGTCTGCCTGCGGAGGTGAAACCGGCGGACGTGCCGGGGTTGTTGCGAGCGGGGAGCGGACGGGAGGGGATGGTGGATTTCGAGTCGGAGTTCTGGGCGGGGATTCTGGAGCCGGGGAGGACGGGGCGCGAACGGGAGGGCCGGGGGTCGGGGGCGGATGGGGCCGGTCGACGGGGGCCGTATGCGGAGTTCGAGGAGGCGGGGTTTCGGTTTGGCGACGAGGATCCGGCGGAGGTGCTGGCGGACTGGGAGGAGACGGGTCGGCGGTTGCGGGAGCTGGGGGGGAGCGGCTTGTCTTCGCGTCCCTCGCCGACGCCGGGCGCGCCGGCTGCGGAGCCTGCGTCCGCTGTCGCCGGTGAAGGCGATCCCCGGGCCGAATCCGGCGCGGAGTCGGCGTCCGGGGCTTCGGTGGCCACAGACGATTCGGTGCCGGCTGCTGCTTCGCCGGCGCCTCCGAAGCCGAAGCCGGCGCCGATTACGCCGAAGGACTGGAGTCGGTTCAAGAGGGGGCTGTATTGA